The following proteins are co-located in the [Chlorobium] sp. 445 genome:
- a CDS encoding methyltransferase type 11, translated as MQYDPIKRSLGKVFNKTPFLRKVFYRLLDLLFLRAWYVHRELKAWASTQQNGARILDAGAGFGQYVYFLSHLNQAWQILAVDVKAEQVEDCNRFFQTIGKTNVVFKTADLTTFCEPNAFDLVLSIDVMEHIEDDVGVFRNLFNSMKKGGLLLISTPSDKGGSDAHHDHEEHDGHTHGFIDEHVRDGYSLEDIEQKLKMAGFQRVEAYYTYGKPGSLAWRLSMKYPIQLLGVSQVFFTLLPFYYLVVYPVAFVLNYLDMHISHQSGTGLLVKAWKM; from the coding sequence ATGCAATATGACCCGATTAAGCGCAGTCTGGGCAAGGTGTTTAACAAAACGCCCTTTCTGCGTAAAGTCTTTTATCGTTTGCTTGATTTGTTATTCTTGCGTGCCTGGTATGTGCACCGTGAGCTCAAAGCGTGGGCAAGTACGCAGCAAAACGGTGCACGCATCTTAGATGCAGGTGCTGGCTTTGGACAGTATGTCTATTTTCTTTCTCATCTCAATCAAGCGTGGCAAATTCTTGCTGTGGATGTCAAAGCTGAGCAAGTAGAAGATTGCAACCGATTTTTTCAGACAATTGGTAAAACGAACGTTGTCTTCAAAACTGCAGATCTGACCACTTTCTGTGAGCCTAATGCATTTGATCTTGTCTTGTCGATTGATGTCATGGAGCACATTGAAGATGATGTCGGTGTATTTCGCAACCTCTTCAACTCTATGAAAAAAGGTGGACTGCTGTTAATTTCCACGCCCTCCGATAAAGGCGGCTCGGATGCGCATCACGACCACGAAGAGCACGACGGACACACGCATGGGTTCATTGATGAACATGTGCGAGATGGCTACAGTCTTGAAGATATCGAGCAAAAATTAAAAATGGCAGGGTTTCAGCGCGTGGAAGCCTACTACACCTACGGCAAGCCCGGCAGTTTAGCATGGCGTCTTTCAATGAAGTATCCGATTCAACTGCTCGGCGTCTCACAAGTTTTTTTCACGCTCCTACCGTTTTATTATCTCGTTGTATATCCAGTTGCATTTGTGTTGAACTACTTGGATATGCATATATCG